A part of Eschrichtius robustus isolate mEscRob2 chromosome 20, mEscRob2.pri, whole genome shotgun sequence genomic DNA contains:
- the LOC137754424 gene encoding LOW QUALITY PROTEIN: keratin, high-sulfur matrix protein, B2A-like (The sequence of the model RefSeq protein was modified relative to this genomic sequence to represent the inferred CDS: deleted 1 base in 1 codon), translating into MACCSTSFCGFPICSTGGTCGSSCCQPTCCQAGCCQPTFCQTNCCQTSGCETGCGIAGSIGCGQEGGSGAVSCRTRWCRPDCRVEGTCLPPCCVVSCSPPCCCQLHHAQASCCRPSYCGQSCCRQPTCCEPTCWQPTC; encoded by the exons ATGGCCTGCTGTTCCACTAGCTTCTGTGGATTTCCCATCTGTTCCACTGGTGGGACCTGTGGCTCCAGCTGCTGTCAGCCAACCTGCTGCCAAGCCGGGTGTTGCCAGCCAACCTTCTGCCAGACCAACTGCTGCCAGACCAGTGGCTGTGAGACTGGCTGTGGCATTGCTGGTAGCATTGGCTGTGGCCAGGAGGGAGGCAGTGGAGCTGTGAGCTGCCGCACCAGGTGGTGCCGACCTGACTGCCGCGTGGAGGGcacc tgcctgcctccctgctGTGTGGTGAGCTGCAGCCCCCCGTGCTGCTGCCAGCTGCACCATGCCCAGGCCTCCTGCTGCCGCCCATCCTACTGTGGACAGTCCTGCTGCCGCCAGCCCACCTGCTGTGAGCCCACTTGCTGGCAGCCCACCTGCTAA